The following proteins are co-located in the Candidatus Tiamatella incendiivivens genome:
- a CDS encoding TCP-1/cpn60 chaperonin family protein yields MAAGIPVLVLREGTQRTTGRDALRNNILATRVMAELLKSSLGPRGLDKMLVDSFGDVTITNDGATIVKEMEVQHPAAKLLIEVAKAQDAEVGDGTTTAVVLAGSLLEKAEALLDQNIHPSMIIDGYVDALNTSVEELDKIAVNVDINDRDLLKRIAATALASKYIGSGPEKDVILDIVVEAVTSIAEPTDNGTFRIDLGHVKIEKKKGESLADTTLIRGVVLDKEVVHPGMPRRVEKAKIALLDMPLEIEKPEITAKINITDPTQIKAFKEKETKAIEKMVEKIIETGANVVITQKGIDELAQHYLAKNSVMAVRRVKRSDIEKIAKATGARIISTLKDLKLGDLGEAELVEERKVGNDKMIYIEGAKNPKSVTILVRGANDMLLDEAERSIEDALHVLRNVLRDPKVVGGGGAPEVELALKLREFARKVGGKQQLAVEAFAEALEEIPTILAESAGLDALDSMMKLRQHHSAGKVFAGIDVLNGKVVEDTTAINVYEPILVKKQAIKSAAEAALAILKIDDLVSASPPKKEERGREAGAGMGGMPGMGGMGGMGGIGY; encoded by the coding sequence ATGGCAGCAGGAATACCTGTACTCGTACTTAGAGAAGGAACCCAAAGAACAACGGGAAGAGATGCTCTGAGGAACAACATCCTCGCTACAAGAGTTATGGCTGAACTTCTTAAGTCAAGCCTTGGGCCTAGAGGACTAGATAAAATGCTAGTAGACAGTTTTGGTGATGTAACAATAACAAACGATGGAGCAACAATAGTGAAAGAAATGGAGGTACAACACCCAGCAGCTAAGTTACTCATTGAAGTAGCCAAAGCACAGGACGCTGAAGTTGGGGACGGAACTACCACAGCAGTAGTTCTAGCTGGAAGCCTCCTAGAGAAAGCAGAGGCTCTCTTAGACCAGAATATACATCCTTCAATGATAATTGACGGTTACGTTGATGCTTTGAACACAAGTGTAGAGGAACTAGACAAGATAGCTGTAAACGTAGATATAAACGATAGAGATCTACTCAAGAGAATTGCAGCAACAGCATTAGCTAGTAAATACATTGGCTCGGGACCGGAGAAAGACGTGATCCTAGATATAGTAGTAGAGGCAGTAACCTCGATAGCTGAACCCACGGATAACGGAACTTTCAGAATAGATCTAGGACATGTAAAGATAGAGAAAAAGAAGGGAGAAAGTCTAGCCGACACCACGCTAATTAGAGGGGTTGTCCTAGATAAGGAAGTAGTACATCCCGGCATGCCTAGAAGAGTAGAGAAAGCAAAGATAGCTCTACTTGATATGCCGCTCGAAATAGAGAAGCCGGAGATAACTGCAAAAATTAATATAACAGATCCAACTCAGATCAAGGCATTCAAAGAGAAGGAAACTAAGGCCATAGAAAAGATGGTTGAAAAAATAATTGAAACAGGAGCCAATGTAGTCATAACCCAGAAAGGTATCGATGAACTCGCACAGCATTATCTAGCTAAAAACAGTGTAATGGCTGTTAGAAGAGTTAAGAGAAGTGACATAGAGAAAATTGCTAAAGCTACAGGTGCTAGAATAATAAGTACACTCAAAGACCTCAAACTAGGGGATCTGGGAGAAGCAGAGCTCGTAGAGGAGAGAAAAGTAGGTAATGACAAGATGATATATATAGAAGGTGCAAAGAACCCGAAGAGTGTAACAATACTTGTGAGAGGAGCGAACGACATGCTACTTGACGAAGCAGAAAGGAGCATTGAAGATGCACTCCACGTCCTCAGGAATGTACTGAGAGACCCGAAGGTCGTCGGCGGAGGAGGAGCACCGGAAGTAGAGCTAGCTCTAAAACTGCGTGAGTTCGCTAGGAAAGTGGGGGGTAAACAACAACTAGCTGTGGAAGCGTTTGCGGAAGCACTTGAGGAAATACCAACAATCCTGGCTGAAAGTGCAGGTCTAGATGCTCTGGACTCTATGATGAAGTTAAGGCAGCATCATTCAGCAGGTAAAGTATTCGCTGGCATAGATGTATTAAATGGTAAGGTTGTTGAGGATACTACTGCTATAAACGTGTATGAACCTATACTAGTTAAAAAGCAAGCAATAAAGAGTGCTGCAGAAGCAGCCCTTGCAATACTAAAGATAGACGACTTAGTATCAGCATCGCCTCCAAAGAAGGAGGAGAGGGGAAGAGAAGCTGGCGCTGGTATGGGCGGCATGCCTGGTATGGGCGGTATGGGCGGTATGGGAGGAATAGGCTATTAA
- a CDS encoding uroporphyrinogen-III synthase, whose protein sequence is MANYNACKLFYFGPEEPDLQENADINLQWIPLVHISPIENSGKEILDAIEKCDYIIFTSPRGVRITKELFYKQGLLSSILNSLSEKSIIVIGGSTGKAVENEFYIKPCCLPIEWDSWGLGDLLCEIHPRCSLLLRARQASSILEEKLKDCNIHYRKVALYDVIPMNKVRGIVIPKGSPIILSSSLIARIFIEYYGCPNDSPLIALGRTTLKTINNMCSSVTVYIPSRPLLEEAIILARNIACNAREKIKDKNKLL, encoded by the coding sequence TTGGCAAATTACAATGCCTGTAAACTATTCTACTTCGGACCGGAGGAACCTGATCTACAAGAGAATGCTGATATTAATCTTCAGTGGATACCCCTAGTCCATATATCTCCTATTGAAAATTCTGGTAAGGAGATACTCGATGCTATAGAGAAGTGTGACTATATTATTTTTACCAGTCCTAGGGGTGTTAGAATAACGAAAGAATTATTCTACAAGCAAGGATTACTAAGCAGTATACTGAACTCGTTGAGTGAGAAATCAATCATCGTTATAGGCGGATCAACGGGTAAAGCAGTGGAAAACGAATTCTATATAAAACCTTGTTGCCTTCCTATCGAGTGGGATAGTTGGGGTTTAGGCGATTTATTATGTGAGATTCACCCAAGATGCTCTCTTCTACTAAGGGCAAGGCAAGCATCTTCTATATTGGAAGAGAAGCTTAAGGATTGCAATATTCATTATAGGAAAGTCGCATTATACGATGTTATTCCAATGAATAAAGTTAGGGGAATAGTTATACCTAAGGGAAGTCCTATTATTCTGTCTTCCTCCCTAATAGCTAGAATATTTATAGAGTATTACGGGTGCCCGAATGATTCCCCCTTAATTGCGCTTGGAAGAACGACTTTGAAAACCATAAACAATATGTGTAGTAGTGTTACTGTATATATACCCAGTCGTCCCTTATTAGAGGAGGCTATTATTCTTGCGAGAAATATAGCATGTAATGCTAGAGAAAAGATCAAGGATAAAAATAAACTACTTTAG
- the cobA gene encoding uroporphyrinogen-III C-methyltransferase has translation MTGKVFIVGGGVGDKDYITLKGYRLLQSANAVVYDRLIPRGLLDYANPTAELFYVGKSPGSHSMNQGEINDLLLDLSGRFNIVVRLKGGDPLIFGRGEEECEYLIRKGINCKIIPGITSYSATAAKFIIPLAGRNYTSSFTVATGHLAEEKKIELDYSKLAETPGTLVLLMAASKAKQILKQVMEVRGVDEHAMIIQRLGMEDESILCGRLMDLTEKVETAIENPAVIFIGKSVELGVKLGKLQCL, from the coding sequence TTGACCGGCAAGGTATTTATCGTAGGTGGTGGTGTCGGAGACAAGGACTATATAACACTTAAAGGATATAGACTTTTACAATCTGCAAATGCAGTAGTTTACGACCGGCTAATACCGAGAGGCTTGCTTGACTACGCTAATCCTACAGCTGAGTTATTCTATGTGGGAAAGTCTCCTGGATCACATTCCATGAATCAGGGTGAAATAAATGATCTTCTCCTAGACCTCTCCGGGAGATTTAATATCGTTGTGAGACTTAAAGGAGGTGATCCTCTAATTTTCGGTAGAGGCGAAGAGGAGTGTGAATACTTGATTCGAAAAGGTATTAACTGCAAAATCATTCCTGGAATCACTAGCTACTCAGCTACTGCAGCCAAATTTATTATCCCCCTAGCAGGCAGGAATTATACTAGCTCGTTCACAGTTGCTACAGGTCATTTAGCAGAGGAGAAGAAAATAGAGCTAGACTACTCTAAACTAGCTGAAACACCTGGTACGCTTGTGTTATTGATGGCTGCCAGTAAAGCAAAACAGATTCTAAAACAAGTGATGGAGGTAAGAGGCGTAGACGAACACGCAATGATAATCCAGCGACTAGGAATGGAGGACGAGTCTATTTTGTGTGGAAGATTAATGGATTTAACTGAGAAAGTAGAAACTGCCATAGAGAATCCTGCAGTAATTTTCATTGGTAAATCGGTAGAGTTAGGTGTTAAACTTGGCAAATTACAATGCCTGTAA
- the hemC gene encoding hydroxymethylbilane synthase, giving the protein MKIRIATRPSKLSLIQVDVLLRELEDRLESINYEIVKIESHGDLYYNSPLQKIGVAGVFEKNVNRAILEGKADIAVHSLKDLPSILDSRLTISYVTNRGDPRDALVPARGKQIVSIKDLQPGNVVGTSSARRKSLLLHYNPSLTVRSIRGNIETRLSKLGSGYDYIITSAAALDRIGYNRPFKRLSLKDFLPSPGQGFIAVTSLKSSQVTRMLRDVVDNLNYSEAMAEREFLKELGGGCNVPSGGYCCLESNRSICRGIMLSPDGSLLSYAEASGDRDDIISVASRTAIILKKGVKY; this is encoded by the coding sequence GTGAAAATACGAATAGCTACTAGGCCAAGCAAGCTAAGTCTCATCCAAGTTGATGTCCTCCTTAGAGAACTCGAGGATAGGTTAGAGTCGATAAACTACGAGATTGTGAAAATCGAGAGTCACGGTGATCTATATTATAATTCTCCCCTTCAAAAGATAGGAGTAGCTGGTGTATTCGAGAAGAACGTGAATAGAGCTATTTTAGAAGGCAAAGCAGATATTGCTGTTCATAGCCTCAAGGACCTACCTTCAATACTAGATTCCAGGTTAACAATTTCATATGTTACAAACAGAGGTGACCCTCGAGATGCATTGGTTCCTGCAAGGGGTAAACAAATAGTTAGCATTAAAGATCTACAACCCGGAAACGTGGTCGGTACTTCGAGTGCTAGAAGAAAAAGCTTACTTCTCCACTATAATCCTAGTTTAACAGTCAGATCTATCCGTGGCAACATTGAGACTCGTTTAAGCAAATTAGGATCGGGATACGATTACATTATAACTTCGGCTGCAGCATTAGATCGAATAGGTTACAACCGACCATTCAAGCGACTCTCATTAAAGGATTTCCTCCCGTCTCCCGGGCAGGGATTTATCGCGGTAACATCTCTTAAGTCAAGCCAAGTTACGAGAATGCTGCGTGACGTGGTTGATAACTTGAATTATAGTGAGGCAATGGCTGAAAGAGAGTTTCTTAAAGAATTGGGTGGAGGATGTAATGTACCGTCTGGAGGATACTGTTGCTTAGAGAGTAACAGATCTATTTGCCGGGGCATTATGTTGTCCCCTGACGGATCACTACTATCATACGCTGAAGCAAGTGGGGACAGAGATGATATCATCAGTGTAGCGTCAAGAACCGCTATTATACTAAAGAAGGGTGTAAAATATTGA